The Argopecten irradians isolate NY chromosome 4, Ai_NY, whole genome shotgun sequence genome has a window encoding:
- the LOC138321543 gene encoding transient receptor potential cation channel subfamily V member 5-like, protein MPGISTTKLDKLVRYIQERNSAKAKWLLERLQRRTDERQVLDYRYHTDETLLHIAAKYQDDGELTSRILQIAPNLVLKARSCEQYAGQTAFHIAITKGNLTAFNQMLNVAARSPQTLRTLLSTRATGRLFVNTVMMGELPLFVAVLKFDKDMIDKMLDIGAKLYQQNSRGDTIFHSLIKYAAVYPDKACEVREMMEYLHDRLVQFTKKIVEKQALARNGGQKEEEDEEDDDDDDDVEDDNDKESSEVKPIGNGFHHDMASTKNFPPLDTKKTKIAWDAPKQKEKKAKLEETSCNEYTHVWFLKNDDFQTPLQLAAEYGMVTLFEFILNIEDIYCVFSADDGLFDIKLYDITEIDSIANMQSQTMSVDHDDFDDRGCFGANGSLTTVSILEMMFDNNYKSSSAFELMELLPLKVLIEAKWNLYKSTYIFWMVIHFIFMVVLSVFAVERTSLHFPKFPKATNSSSTENIISVWIVNVSQWIEFVFGIIYFLIGVLLIFPKVKRPHRSRYWQHNVGYITMVLILAICLLLDSLLTFALEIHDGVPLVFALLTGWWFNVFFLRGWQVFSFFTVMIQRVIFGDLFRFSVFIGLELVAFTTCMHTVFQGQGVPNVEGIYSSAEVGTVLEFGSTMLSMFNLMLGLSNIGGLREARVPWLSVILFIGFVLLTYVLLLNALIAMMSATCGTVLENRYEQWRIQQLSVILFIEDLLSMFCMNRILRCPAKLTKMEIFHPAKLTTKTHIRYYLKMQSLQGDFASEEDTEIIQKKTQAEIANTVNTELLQSIKKESKFMVPKKEERKPILVSRETETDDYLLAPTVVAAPTASIVPIYHEVGETEAVPTERDLQAARQIHNTKHVSKMAGPGRVVYHEHTE, encoded by the coding sequence GCATTTCCACGACCAAGCTGGACAAGCTAGTCCGCTACATACAGGAAAGAAATTCGGCCAAGGCGAAATGGCTACTTGAGCGGCTACAAAGACGAACAGATGAGCGCCAGGTGTTAGATTATCGTTACCATACAGACGAGACCCTACTTCATATTGCCGCCAAATATCAGGATGACGGCGAGCTGACGTCACGCATTCTACAAATCGCGCCAAATCTTGTCCTCAAGGCGCGTTCGTGTGAACAGTACGCCGGCCAAACAGCCTTTCACATCGCCATCACCAAGGGTAATCTGACGGCGTTTAATCAAATGTTGAATGTAGCCGCACGATCTCCTCAGACTCTCCGTACATTACTGAGTACCCGCGCGACAGGACGGCTATTTGTCAACACAGTGATGATGGGAGAGTTGCCATTATTTGTTGCTGTTCTGAAGTTCGACAAGGACATGATAGATAAAATGTTAGACATTGGAGCAAAGTTGTATCAGCAAAATAGCAGGGGTGACACCATATTCCATTCCCTGATTAAATATGCAGCTGTGTACCCCGATAAAGCGTGCGAGGTTCGTGAGATGATGGAATATCTCCATGACCGCCTTGTCCAGTTTACTAAAAAGATCGTTGAAAAACAAGCACTGGCAAGAAATGGGGGACAAAAGGAAGAAGAGGATGAGGAGGACGACGACGATGACGACGACGTTGAAGATGACAATGACAAGGAAAGCAGCGAAGTTAAACCAATTGGAAATGGCTTCCATCATGATATGGCATCTACTAAAAACTTCCCGCCATTGGACACGAAAAAGACCAAAATAGCATGGGACGCtccaaaacaaaaagaaaagaaagccAAGTTGGAAGAGACATCGTGTAATGAATATACTCATGTGTGGTTTCTCAAAAACGACGACTTTCAAACGCCGTTACAACTGGCAGCTGAATATGGTATGGTGACGTTATTTGAGTTCATTCTCAATATTGAGGACATCTACTGTGTGTTCAGTGCGGACGACGGTCTGTTTGACATCAAACTTTACGATATTACAGAGATCGACTCCATAGCAAATATGCAATCTCAAACGATGTCTGTCGACCATGATGACTTTGACGACCGAGGCTGCTTTGGAGCAAACGGCTCCTTGACAACGGTATCCATCTTGGAAATGATGTTCGACAACAACTACAAGAGTTCATCAGCCTTCGAGTTAATGGAACTTTTGCCATTAAAGGTTCTCATTGAAGCAAAATGGAATTTATACAAAAGCACTTACATTTTCTGGATGGTGATTCACTTCATTTTCATGGTTGTTCTCAGTGTATTTGCGGTAGAACGAACAAGTCTTCACTTTCCAAAGTTTCCAAAAGCAACGAACTCTTCTTCTACCGAAAACATCATCTCTGTTTGGATAGTGAATGTATCACAGTGGATTGAATTCGTCTTTGGGATTATCTATTTCCTCATCGGAGTTCTCCTCATCTTCCCCAAGGTAAAACGACCTCATCGCTCACGCTACTGGCAACATAACGTTGGTTATATAACTATGGTGCTGATATTAGCTATTTGTCTTCTACTGGATTCACTGCTGACGTTTGCTCTAGAGATCCATGACGGCGTTCCCTTGGTATTTGCTCTGCTGACAGGCTGGTGGTTTAACGTTTTCTTCCTACGAGGTTGGCAGGTGTTCAGCTTCTTCACCGTGATGATACAACGTGTCATATTCGGAGACCTCTTTCGATTTTCGGTATTTATTGGGCTTGAACTTGTTGCCTTTACAACTTGTATGCATACGGTATTCCAAGGACAAGGTGTTCCGAACGTCGAAGGAATTTACTCTTCAGCGGAAGTTGGGACGGTATTAGAGTTCGGATCCACTATGCTGTCCATGTTTAACCTTATGTTAGGATTATCAAATATAGGTGGGTTACGTGAAGCTAGAGTACCCTGGCTGTCCGTCATTCTCTTTATCGGATTTGTTCTACTTACTTATGTTCTTCTTTTAAATGCTCTAATTGCTATGATGTCTGCGACTTGTGGAACGGTTCTGGAAAATCGCTACGAACAATGGAGAATTCAGCAACTATCAGTTATTCTATTTATTGAAGATCTTCTCAGTATGTTTTGTATGAATAGAATTTTAAGATGTCCAGCCAAACTAACAAAGATGGAGATATTTCACCCAGCCAAATTgacaacaaaaacacatataCGATATTACCTTAAGATGCAGTCTTTACAAGGTGACTTCGCATCCGAAGAAGATACAGAAATCATTCAAAAGAAAACGCAAGCCGAGATAGCAAACACTGTCAACACTGAACTACTTCAGTCCATCAAAAAGGAAAGTAAATTCATGGTGCCAAAGAAAGAAGAACGCAAGCCAATTCTCGTGTCCAGAGAGACAGAAACAGACGACTATCTATTAGCTCCAACAGTTGTTGCAGCTCCAACTGCTTCTATCGTTCCCATTTATCATGAAGTAGGCGAAACAGAGGCTGTGCCTACAGAACGTGACTTACAAGCCGCGAGACAAATACACAACACCAAGCACGTGTCTAAGATGGCTGGACCAGGACGTGTAGTCTACCATGAACATACAGAATAG